One part of the Pseudopipra pipra isolate bDixPip1 chromosome 3, bDixPip1.hap1, whole genome shotgun sequence genome encodes these proteins:
- the ZBTB24 gene encoding zinc finger and BTB domain-containing protein 24, with the protein MAKATPDGSEKLVIIHSKAHKDTILANFEEQRKKDFLCDITLIVENVQFRAHKALLAASSEYFSMMFVNEGEIGQSVYMLEGMVADIFGVLLEFIYTGCLCASEKSTEQILATAQLLKVTDLVWVCTDYLASCSPGNVLPAPANSGASVAVVASDNKNEDPPKRKRGRPRKIKVVQEEEESGANSAEDVQLRENNSMQNKQNFLKKDTAAEEAVASEQAPVRKDGEETEPARGSEAAVDLSAEKDENYDPKSEGIQSTQSRYSKRRIRRSIKLKDYKLLGDEDEKGLAKRTDGKRRRVGSEARCKDCGKVFKYNHFLAIHQRSHTGERPFKCSECGKGFSQKHSLQVHERMHTGERPYTCTVCSKALTTKHSLLEHMSLHTGQKAFTCDQCGKYFSQKRQLKSHYRVHTGRSLPECNQCRRKFMDAAQLKKHLRTHTGEKPFTCEICGKSFTAKSSLQTHIRIHRGEKPYSCGICGKSFSDSSAKRRHCILHTGKKPFSCPECSLQFARLDNLKSHLKIHSKEKQFQEASAARSTNTHPEVRNILQLQQYQLATSGGQEIQLLVTDAVHNINFMPSHNQGISIVTAEDAPNMTTEQAANLTLLAQPPQQLQNLLLSAQQEQAEQIQSINMIANQIEAAQPEQMHVITLSKEALEHLHAHQGQNEQIHLAGSSHPAQRVQLAQESSQQPHSSHDTVSSHQISEEQNQNVQVSESHQQSLSVNDSSCEHPIQEQAF; encoded by the exons ATGGCAAAAGCAACTCCTGATGGTTCTGAGAAACTGGTCATCATCCACTCCAAAGCTCACAAAGATACTATTCTAGCTAATTTtgaagaacagaggaaaaaggattttctttGCGACATTACTTTGATAGTGGAGAATGTGCAATTCAGAGCCCATAAAGCCTTGCTGGCTGCCAGCAGTGAATACTTCTCAATGATGTTTGTAAATGAGGGTGAAATAGGACAGTCAGTTTACATGTTGGAGGGAATGGTTGCAGACATCTTTGGAGTTCTGCTAGAATTTATCTACACTGGTTGCCTCTGTGCCAGTGAGAAAAGCACAGAACAAATCCTGGCTACTGCACAGCTGCTGAAAGTGACTGACTTGGTATGGGTCTGTACAGACTACCTGGCCAGCTGTAGCCCAGGTAATGTGTTGCCAGCTCCAGCAAACAGTGGAGCCTCTGTAGCTGTTGTTGCAAGTGACAACAAAAATGAAGATCCACCAAAGCGAAAACGAGGGCGACCGAGGAAAATCAAGGTTGTCCAAGAAGAAGAAGAATCAGGAGCAAATTCTGCCGAAGATGTGCAGCTGAGAGAGAACAACTCCATgcaaaataagcaaaattttctgaaaaaggaCACTGCAGCAGAAGAAGCAGTCGCCAGTGAACAGGCTCCAGTGaggaaagatggagaagaaACTGAACCTGCTCGTGGCTCAGAGGCTGCTGTTGATCTGTCAGCTGAGAAAGATGAAAACTATGATCCCAAATCTGAAGGAATACAGAGTACTCAGAGCCGTTACAGCAAACGTAGAATAAGGAGATCAATCAAACTAAAGGATTATAAACTTCTCGGGGATGAGGATGAAAAAGGACTGGCAAAGAGAACCGATGGAAAAAGAAGACGTGTGGGTTCTGAAGCTCGCTGTAAAGACTGTGGCAAAGTATTTAAGTATAATCACTTCTTAGCTATTCACCAACGAAGTCATACAG GAGAGCGCCCTTTTAAGTGCAGTGAGTGTGGCAAAGGCTTTTCCCAGAAGCATTCTCTTCAGGTCCATGAGCGGAtgcacactggggaacggccaTACACGTGCACTGTCTGCAGTAAGGCTCTGACAACAAAGCATTCTCTTCTGGAGCATATGAGCCTACATACAG GGCAGAAGGCTTTCACGTGCGATCAGTGTGGGAAATACTTCAGCCAAAAGAGACAGCTCAAGAGCCACTATCGAGTACACACAG GCCGTTCACTGCCGGAATGTAACCAGTGTCGTCGCAAATTCATGGACGCAGCTCAGTTAAAGAAACATCTAAGAACACATACAG GTGAGAAGCCCTTCACTTGTGAGATTTGTGGCAAATCATTTACAGCTAAAAGTTCACTTCAGACTCACATTAGAATTCACAG AGGAGAAAAGCCATATTCTTGTGGTATATGCGGAAAATCCTTCTCTGATTCCAGTGCTAAGAGAAGACACTGTATCTTACACACAGGCAAGAAGCCTTTCTCCTGTCCAGAATGTAGTTTGCAGTTTGCTCGTCTGGACAACCTGAAGTCTCATTTGAAAATTCATAGCAAGGAAAAGCAGTTTCAGGAAGCCAGTGCTGCCCGGAGCACCAACACTCACCCAGAAGTGAGAAACATACTCCAGCTACAGCAGTACCAACTTGCCACCTCTGGAGGGCAGGAAATTCAACTGCTGGTTACAGATGCAGTGCACAACATCAACTTCATGCCTAGCCATAATCAAGGCATTAGTATTGTGACTGCAGAAGATGCCCCAAACATGACAACAGAGCAGGCTGCAAACCTCACGCTGCTTGCGCAGCCACCACAGCAGCTGCAAAACTTGTTGCTTTCAGCTCAGCAGGAGCAAGCAGAACAAATCCAAAGTATCAATATGATTGCAAACCAAATAGAGGCTGCCCAACCTGAACAAATGCATGTAATCACTCTTTCCAAGGAAGCACTAGAACATCTCCATGCTCATCAAGGACAAAATGAACAAATCCACTTAGCAGGATCTTCACATCCAGCTCAACGTGTGCAGCTGGCTCAGGAATCAAGTCAACAGCCTCACTC